In Canis lupus familiaris isolate Mischka breed German Shepherd chromosome 24, alternate assembly UU_Cfam_GSD_1.0, whole genome shotgun sequence, a single genomic region encodes these proteins:
- the LOC119865624 gene encoding uncharacterized protein LOC119865624 isoform X2 produces the protein MHAPGPWRSGNHAQLGLRTAPGPAAGFPDRGHSLLGGDRGRDRGKAWKGGQAAEGRGPLEEAAWSRQVRTGKAKWRTESVYGGCVPASLTASGIPRQAHGP, from the exons ATGCACGCTCCAGGGCCCTGGCGCTCGGGGAACCACGCGCAGCTCGGGCTTCGGacagccccgggccccgcggcaGGCTTCCCGGACCGAGGGCACAGTCTTCTGGGGGGCGACCGAGGCCGAGACCGCGGAAAGGCCTGGAAGGGTGGGCAGGCGGCGGAGGGGCGCGGGCCCTTGGAGGAAGCGGCCTGGAGCAGGCAGGTCCGGACTGGGAAGGCGAAG tggagAACTGAGTCGGTCTATGGGGGCTGTGTCCCCGCCTCGCTCACAGCCTCGGGGATCCCCCGCCAAGCACATGGGCCTTGA
- the LOC119865624 gene encoding translation initiation factor IF-2-like isoform X1 has protein sequence MGDARGRAPGLLMDRLISRLDGPEPGLAGALWPLHPGCGARVPRADPALPRPPPRAAPPRVPLPPLSVPAPAPRPGLEGRGSAPGTARTALSPPSPAGGRGDRAPKDPSRDRQPHPGPPEGRSSPRPGNSGGPLCQGNCALRRLHRALGGTSLSTLSPHLVHSSGRRGRGPEAREARLRGEEDG, from the coding sequence ATGGGGGACGCCCGGGGCCGCGCTCCCGGCCTGCTGATGGATCGTCTCATTTCCCGACTTGATGGGCCGGAACCCGGGCTGGCGGGGGCGCTCTGGCCGCTGCACCCTGGTTGCGGAGCGAGGGTGCCCCGGGCGGATCCCGCCCTGCCGCGCCCTCCCCCCCGCGCTGCGCCCCCCCGGGTACCCCTTCCTCCGCTCTCTgtgcccgcgcccgcgccgcgtCCGGGTCTGGAGGGCCGGGGCTCGGCTCCCGGCACCGCCCGCACCGCGCTGTCGCCGCCCTCTCCCGCCGGAGGCCGCGGGGACCGCGCTCCCAAGGACCCTTCGAGGGACCGACAGCCCCACCCGGGTCCACCCGAAGGCCGCTCCTCGCCTCGGCCTGGGAACTCCGGAGGGCCGCTGTGCCAAGGAAACTGCGCCCTGAGACGCTTGCATCGCGCCTTGGGGGGCACCAGTCTGTCCACCCTGTCCCCTCACCTCGTCCACAGTTCAGGCAGGCGTGGGAGGGGGCCAGAAGCTCGGGAAGCCAGGCTTCGGGGAGAGGAGGACGGTTGA